One genomic region from Diabrotica undecimpunctata isolate CICGRU chromosome 9, icDiaUnde3, whole genome shotgun sequence encodes:
- the LOC140449767 gene encoding uncharacterized protein, translating into MSGSDEEWGMGINKKRKGVTNDDKYKRNIIKKSKVAGQEHVNWVGKTVPAKKPGSNFCSCKSNCLGVFTEKDMIEIFAKLHNMTTKTEQDIYIQSVMEVSQIARERPRSSSSTAKPKAFSVIYYVVHNGKRTKVCKNGFMKTYGYTAKQCYRLSHLLQLNETATDNRGKNVSGNAIPGSVLSKLRAHVESFPTKVHHYTGKERKYFSANMNLKIMYDMFIKKEHSFLISTLGTEKRLSYKFFSTYFKENYPSIGFAQPVKDACVTCEELNLKIKSPVLNENAKRVAVAELTVHKRKSKKFYASLKEVTTQCVSMPEKNVGICIDFMANVSLPCIPVQDTYYLRQLTVNVFGVHNLATRECTIFIYHEGEGGKGSNEVCTMLDWYIKNKIGSGVKNLYLFGDNCSGQNKNNTVIRMMMYLCEIKKFNEVKLTFPVRGHSFMPNDRDFGIIRRKLKQEERYYTINEVEELIMKSSKIDGKFSVIKMTADDFIDFRSWWPQFYKKTCLSDDSYGKNVPRNQKRAFAISQYREMTFSSKNPNTVQCKMNIGGFIMDEFKLRNTVQPIQAPTRRAYSIVLPINNKKIEDLKKTLVYIPEEKINFWNPILSWPITPALTEEN; encoded by the exons ATGAGTGGTTCAGATGAGGAATGGGGAATGGGAataaacaagaaaagaaaaggtGTTACGAATGATGACAAAtataaaaggaatataataaagaagtctaAAGTAGCTGGACAAGAACATGTAAACTGGGTTGGCAAAACTGTACCAGCTAAAAAACCAGGCTCAAATTTTTGcag TTGCAAATCCAATTGCCTTGGAGTTTTCACTGAAAAAGATATGATTGAAATATTCGCCAAACTACATAACATGACAACCAAAACGGAACAGGACATTTACATCCAATCTGTTATGGAAGTTAGTCAGATTGCAAGGGAAAGACCCAGGTCTAGTTCGTCAACCGCGAAACCCAAGGCTTTCAGTGTGATTTATTATGTAGTACACAATGGAAAACGTACAAAAGTATGTAAAAATGGATTTATGAAAACCTATGGATACACTGCAAAGCAGTGTTACCGTTTGTCCCATCTATTGCAACTAAATGAAACAGCAACTGACAACAGAGGAAAAAACGTTTCAGGAAATGCAATACCTGGGTCCGTACTATCTAAATTAAGGGCCCATGTAGAATCATTCCCCACCAAAGTACATCACTATACAGGAAAAGAAAGAAAGTATTTTTCAGctaatatgaatttaaaaatcatgtaCGACATGTTCATTAAAAAAGAACATAGTTTCCTTATTTCAACATTAGGAACTGAGAAAAGGCTCTCCTACAAGTTTTTTTCGACATATTTCAAGGAAAACTACCCTTCTATTGGCTTTGCCCAACCAGTTAAAGATGCATGTGTTACATGTGaggaactaaatttaaaaataaaaagtcctGTTTTGAATGAGAATGCAAAGCGAGTAGCTGTCGCCGAGCTAACAGTACATAAACGTAAATCTAAAAAGTTCTATGCATCACTGAAAGAAGTGACCACGCAGTGTGTCAGTATGCCTGAAAAAAATGTTGGTATCTGCATAGATTTTATGGCCAACGTATCTCTACCTTGTATTCCTGTGCAAGATACCTATTACCTTAGACAGCTCACTGTAAACGTTTTTGGTGTGCATAATCTCGCGACACGGGAATGTACAATTTTTATCTATCATGAAGGTGAAGGGGGTAAAGGCTCAAACGAAGTTTGTACTATGTTAGATtggtacataaaaaacaaaattggcaGTGGTGTAAAAAACCTTTATCTGTTTGGGGACAACTGCtcagggcaaaataaaaataatactgtgATTCGCATGATGATGTACTTGTGTGAgataaaaaagtttaatgaagTCAAACTAACCTTTCCTGTTAGGGGCCACTCTTTTATGCCAAATGACAGAGATTTTGGCATCATCAGAAGAAAATTAAAGCAAGAAGAACGATATTATACTATTAATGAGGTTGAAGAGCTTATAATGAAATCATCCAAAATTGACGGCaaattttctgttattaaaaTGACTGCTGATGATTTCATTGACTTTAGGTCATGGTGGccccagttttataaaaaaacctGCCTAAGTGATGATTCGTATGGCAAAAATGTCCCAAGAAACCAAAAAAGGGCTTTTGCCATATCACAATACAGAGAAATGACTTTTTCATCAAAGAATCCTAACACGGTTCAATGTAAGATGAACATCGGCGGCTTCATAATGGATGAATTCAAACTACGGAATACAGTACAGCCAATTCAGGCTCCTACTAGAAGAGCATATTCAATTGTACTTCcaattaacaacaagaaaatagAAGACCTGAAGAAAACATTGGTATACATCCCggaagaaaaaattaatttttggaaTCCGATTTTGTCATGGCCAATTACACCGGCATTaacagaagaaaactaa